A part of Mustela erminea isolate mMusErm1 chromosome 9, mMusErm1.Pri, whole genome shotgun sequence genomic DNA contains:
- the RAB1B gene encoding ras-related protein Rab-1B translates to MNPEYDYLFKLLLIGDSGVGKSCLLLRFADDTYTESYISTIGVDFKIRTIELDGKTIKLQIWDTAGQERFRTITSSYYRGAHGIIVVYDVTDQESYANVKQWLQEIDRYASENVNKLLVGNKSDLTTKKVVDNTTAKEFADSLGIPFLETSAKNATNVEQAFMTMAAEIKKRMGPGAASGGERPNLKIDSTPVKPAGGGCC, encoded by the exons ATGAACCCCGAATA TGACTACCTGTTTAAGCTGCTTTTGATTGGTGATTCGGGCGTGGGCAAGTCATGCCTGCTTCTGCGGTTTGCT GATGACACATACACGGAGAGCTACATCAGCACCATCGGGGTGGACTTCAAGATCCGAACCATCGAGCTGGATGGCAAAACCATCAAACTTCAGATC TGGGACACGGCTGGTCAGGAGCGGTTCCGGACCATCACTTCCAGCTACTACCGGGGGGCTCACGGCATCATTGTGGTGTACGATGTCACCGACCAG GAATCCTATGCCAACGTGAAGCAGTGGCTGCAGGAGATCGACCGCTATGCCAGCGAGAACGTCAACAAGCTCCTGGTGGGCAACAAGAGCGACCTCACCACCAAGAAAGTGGTGGACAACACCACGGCCAAG GAGTTTGCGGATTCTCTGGGCATCCCCTTCCTGGAGACAAGTGCCAAGAACGCTACCAATGTCGAGCAGGCATTCATGACCATGGCTGCTGAGATCAAAAAGCGGATGGGGCCTGGGGCAGCTTCGGGGGGTGAGCGGCCCAACCTCAAGATCGACAGCACCCCTGTGAAGCCGGCTGGTGGCGGCTGTTGCTAG